The stretch of DNA TGACCTCTTTAAAAAAATCATAACGAAAATGTCGAGCCCGCGCTTCTGAAAATTTTCCTGAAAAATTGCTGATATAAATAGGAAACTCTGCTTCAGCAGCTAACTTCCTTAATTCCTGTTCTTCCCAATCTGATTCTACTCTCTGCTTATGATTCACATGAGCTAGAATCAATTCAATTTCTAACTCTTTTTGATACGTAGATAACACCTTAAATAGAAACATAGAATCTAATCCACCAGAAAGAGCTAGAACCACCTTAGCATGCTTTTTGAAATATCCCTTCTTGAGAAAATGATTTAAAAAATCTTGTTCCCTCATTTTAGAACCTCATAAACATCTTTGGCTATCTTAGAAATCGTATCATAATCAGAATTTTTAGTGAAAATAGAAAGAATAAATGGAGAATCTGCATAGACAACACCTGTATCATGCTTAAATTCATCCGCATCTCCAATTTTATGAGCTACCTTCACAGAAACACCTTTGGCAATGCGCTCATTATCAAAATCTGTTTTGGTCAAGGACTCCAATACAAATCCGTTTTGATTATAAATAGCTTCCATAACATTCCCAGCCATTTTAGAAGAAATCAATTTTTCTTTTGGATCCCAATTATCTCCCATAATAGCAGACATCTTGGATTTAAATGTGGCATCAGATTGGTTTGAAATGTAATATCCCAACAGATTATGAGCTACGTTATCCGATTCTTTTGATACTTTCGTTATTAAGTCCTTGAGAGAATACTCTTTATTATCCTCTTTTTTAGGGAGGCTACCACTTCCCTCTGGTTTATAAGAACCTGGAAAATCATTGACTGCAGATACGTATTTTACAGTCGTGTCTAACTGATAAATCCCCTCATTTATTTTTTCTTGCGTATAATAAAGATAAGGGAGTTTCAAAACACTAGCTGCATACATCTTTTCATCTTGATTGATACCAGCTTCTTTTCCAGTAGTCAGTTGCTTAACATAAATAGAAAATGAATCCTTCTGATATTTTTCCGATAACATTTCTTGGACTTTACTCATCCGATTATCTTCTTCAGAAGTTGATTCTTTAGCTACCCATCCAGTCTGATCAATATGTAGAAATTCTCTTCCTTCTACAAACATGGTCTTATCGATTGATACCTGAGAATAAGCTGATAAGGATGATTTCACTTCTTTTAAGTCATAAGGACTATTGTACAGTTTAAAATCAAATTCTAACCATACTTTTTTTATTGTTGGAGTTATCTCTGATTGATCATATAAAAATCGTTTGTCCGCAGCTATAAATTGATGATTTGATAGCTTAAATACCGGAATTCCTTGTTTATTTAAGCGCCACTCGGTTATTTGAAAACTTGTTTGGGGAGTCAATTTTCCAGATTCCACTACTAAATCTTCATTCGCATAAACAGGAACCTCTCCATAAACCATGGGAGAACTTAATTTTTCTCTAAAATAAATACCAAAGTTAGATTGTGAAAGGTAATAAATTTCTTTCGAAGTATAGACTACTTCTTTTTCTGTGCTAACGACTTTTGAAATGGTCAAAAAACTCGGTAACAACAAAATAATTAAGAATTTACGCATT from Streptococcus mitis encodes:
- a CDS encoding serine hydrolase gives rise to the protein MRKFLIILLLPSFLTISKVVSTEKEVVYTSKEIYYLSQSNFGIYFREKLSSPMVYGEVPVYANEDLVVESGKLTPQTSFQITEWRLNKQGIPVFKLSNHQFIAADKRFLYDQSEITPTIKKVWLEFDFKLYNSPYDLKEVKSSLSAYSQVSIDKTMFVEGREFLHIDQTGWVAKESTSEEDNRMSKVQEMLSEKYQKDSFSIYVKQLTTGKEAGINQDEKMYAASVLKLPYLYYTQEKINEGIYQLDTTVKYVSAVNDFPGSYKPEGSGSLPKKEDNKEYSLKDLITKVSKESDNVAHNLLGYYISNQSDATFKSKMSAIMGDNWDPKEKLISSKMAGNVMEAIYNQNGFVLESLTKTDFDNERIAKGVSVKVAHKIGDADEFKHDTGVVYADSPFILSIFTKNSDYDTISKIAKDVYEVLK